The window GAATCCAAAAGAGCGAGAGCATGTTCTCAGGAGTTGCCAAAGAAGAAAGTGTACGTTGTAACGAAATACGCTCGAACATGTCTCATTCCGACTGTTACGAAGACAGCCGTTTGAACGATACAGCTCTGCCAGACGATGCTTGCAGTAAAAACATCAAACTTCACCTGTCTGACAGGATCCAGAGAGACACAAATACTTTGGAAAATGGTGTATCAAAGCGGGAAACAACACCAGCTGACCAAAAATATTCCGACGGTGTTAACTTCGAAGGAGCTGAAAATAAGATCCACAAGTGCGACCACAATGGTACTGAGAACGGTGTCCAGCATGCCGATGAAACGCAGAGGAGCACACAGAAGAGAACGGACGCCAATGCCTCGCACACGAGAAGAGGGAGACGGAAGAACGCAGCGAGCAGGGCGAGCTACAAGTCGCTAGTGTCGCATCCTGACAAGACGACCGACCGCGTTGTCGTCATTCGCCAGCCGAGGGGGCCAGGCACGTCCCTCGGTTTTGCCACAGGGCGGCAAAAGTAATTTTATCCATGTTTAACTTGAGTTAATTTCTTTAACTAAGACTTATAAATAGAGGTATTTTTAtcctaaattttctttttaagcaTATCTACAAATTTTCTTCcacaaatgaaaatgaaatactaTGTACATGTTTTGAAAGTTGTAACTATGTaagtttacattaataaatatttttattgtttacataGACTGGTAATTTGTCTTAACCATCTACACAGCCACAGAGAACTGCGAAATGCTTATACAAAATGTTCACACAAAtcggtaataaaaaagaaaatccaGACTCCACCATTACCAGAGCtggcatttttcaaaaataaattaccaatttatagtgtgtatgactaGGTACACTAACACAcaacctggaaaaaaaattatctttcacAGCCTGACTAAACGCAGATTGGATCAGGACATTTTCGCCACAAATTTATATCACTGACTATTTCCACGactttccaggatttcaagtacaTTCCCTGACTTACCAGAATGTACACACACTTATGAATATTTGTTTTActagctaatttttttaaaactttattccaatattaatttaaatgtttaatagttctttaaatgtaaattatattatattttaatttataaatgttttgtttcagCTGTTAAAAATTTAACCACACAAACAGCTACACtactaacaaattttaaaaatagaacaTTTTTTACCCCCTAAAACACTACCAGACCAAAATATTTGTTGTGTGCTCACAATACTGTATATCTTAGGGTGCATGTGGCTGGATAAAACCATGTTTCCTTAAATTTAATCATAGGAATCTTTAACCTTCTTGACCTACAAGGGTAGAATGAAAACAGGACAATAACTTGGCCCTTAGGCCTATTTGGATTTAGGTATAAATAAATGACAATgtttaagatataattatttcataaaattaatgtTGCCTCTATTTTGATGAGCATCAGATAGTATCACCCCAGTCCAAATATCTTGAATAAGACCTGCATACCAGGAGACCCAGAAAAGCAATGTGTCAGTATAGGGTTTAAATGGTTGAAGCCAACCATTATCACAAAACcactttcaaaaataattatgtgcATTGCAAAGTTAAGGACATGGTTATAGTGTAGGTAAAAACATGTAGTAATAGCCCAACAGGCAAATACTATACAAAATTTTGAATAGTGTTTATCATTTTTGTTGCatgacaaattaatttaaattgtttggggtacttttgtataattaaaatttaaataaacattttccccACGAATAggttgtttttatgaataatttaaaaaaaggcagtttttttcacataaaaatcacacccctacttttcaaacttcatTTTGGTATAAAATAGAACACGGTAAATGCATCAGTTATTCCTATGTCTTGAACCGAAAGTGTTTGTACGCTTGCATTTTTCAGTTTGCACACAAGATTCCATGACATTACAGTTCACAAAAGTTCATATACCTTTTCATTATATGTAATGTCCTGGATTTCTATAATGTTCTATTTAATTACAAACTAAAACTAGCATTTAATTAATACTGCCATTCATTTTGTATAGTAGTCCGAGTATTCCTCCCCTAACCACTCATAATTAGGTGCGTTAAAACAAAAAGGAAAGCACTAGTTAATATTCAACATGTCATAAATCCATTTTATTAACCTGCATATCCAATCAAATATCACTCACGAATATAGTTACAAGGTATACAAagatagaatatatatatttagttctttacaaaacattttataaagaaAACAGGAAAGGAAAAGGTTaagcaataaaaatttaaaattctgaatCAGTGTTCTAATCGTCATTTTATTGACAAAATTTAAGTTTGGTTACTTGCTCAACAAAACATAGTTGCAACTAGAGTGTAATGTCCAAAAACCCTTAATATCACACTTAATACTTTTGTTCCTGCACGCATAATGCTGTTAATCTTATACATAAATTTCCCTTCGCGGAAGTGCTAAAAATCACATCCAAGAAaatctcaaaaataaataataaagtgttTTCTTCAACATACGTACATACATGCATTCTTCCCCACGCACACGAACACACCACCACATAAATAAAATGGCAACTGCTCGCTGCCACAGTTAGCCTGCCACCATAAAACAGGTGGCCGCGAAGAACCACTTAATGGCCAGTGCCTCAGTTAATACTAGCAAACACCACGTGCTCGGTTTAATTTACAATCAACGATACTGTAGCCTACAAGAAAAACTGCTGTCACGAAACATGATATTGCGTGGTAACTACGTTGTTGATATCTACTCATAAAACAAATACCGTATGCTTAATAGCATGCTACAACgaatctatttaaaaataaatagaattaCTGTTTGTACTGTCAACATTATTCACTATTacttacatatacatatatgGTATTGTCTGCGGCATTATCCTAGACTAACTGACAATGCtgtattattaaaacatttaagtaGAGTCCTGAAAGTAAATTCCCGTCAACAAAAACTTATGCAACACGTAGTTAATTTTGtcttagataaaattaaaaaaaaaaaaaatcctaaacaaGTTTTATCTTCACAAGTACAGGCACTGATATGACAAATTTGTGACAGGAAGAGAGCTGTTTACGTAaaacagaaaacttaaaaaactaGAATCCTGCCATCTCTTCTTCAGTTTAGATAAAACAATATCCTTTAGTAACAAATCACTGactcattttaaaatacatcatacacataaatataaacttaaaacaaataaattatgtgCCCGTTTCTTAACACAAAAAGTGatatactattaaaataacagaaattcaacagtggggaaaaaaaagatatacataaattttttttttcatttaaaaggaTAAAGAAGCTCGAAACTATCACAGAATTAAGCACAAAAGCCGTGAAAATGTGAAACAGATATGCTTTTAAGTTTTAACGGTGATGCATAATTCCATATTCGGCTCTACCAGACCGAACAAGATGACATCACGCCTAAACAGTTCCTCTACGTTACGGTTTCCACTCGACAGTGCCCGCCGCCGAGACGGGGGGGGACCTGTGTTCCGCTGGTCGCGACGACGAGGGGGCCTACTTCCCGGCCACCTGCTTCATGAGCAGGTCCGTCGACAGCGACTTGGGCCTCTCGATGGGGAAGCCGAGGGCTCGGTCCCACACGAGCCCCGCCATGACCCCCAGCGCCCTCGACACTCCGAACAGCACCGTGTAGTAGTTCATCTCGGTCATGCCGTAATACTGCCAACAAGCGCCACCCACTCTTGGCAAGCTCACCACAACACAGACAAGCATATCAACGCACTGCATTTTACCAGAACCTAATtcaaatcacaaaataaataatcttttgatattttgaattcCAAGGATGTCattatttccacacaaaaattgtAGCTAAGTCCATACAtccaacaaattattaaatttttttttgtgcatctcttattgactcatttaaaaaacaaatgctcgccaatttatttttattgttctgaattcATCTCTTTCAGACCAGTGTATCACAAAACACTGCTTATAAACATAAAACCATACATTTTTGTCTCTACGACACACCTCTTTTATAACTTTCAAGCTCAACTACAAGACCtgccttttttctctctcttcaagTTTTAGAGATTTAAATATTGGGTTCAGCTTACAGGATTATTGACTTAATACCACATTTGCAGGCAAACAAATCTTAGCAGCACGTTTTCTCCTTGCACAAGTCCTATTCACTCTCCAAATTGTGTCGTTAAAACGAGGCGTAAACAATCACCGCAGCTGAGCGTACCTGCAAGAGTGTGCCAGAGTGGGCGTCCACGTTGGGCCAGGGGTTCTTCACCTTGCCCGTCTCCAAGAGTACCGGTGGCACGATCCTGTACACCTGGCCCACCAGCTGTGCGGCACACCAACAGAACTCGCGTCAACACACCGGCGTGCACAACTTGGgcacattcaaaaactgaattcGGCCCTAACGTGATGGCTACGGTATGCAAACCAAAAATAATTATGCTAACCTCAATATTTTTGATATCACATTCTAAACAATTAAAAACGAATACCGAGTATAGTGAAATCCTTTTTAACATGATGTTCTCAATGCAAAAGATTTTCTGCTGGATAGTGGAAGGTGAAGCTTCAAAAAACGGCAAGTAGTATCAAATATAGGTATTGACCATTTAACTTGAGCTTCGAAGTTCAAAATATGCTTTTAACTTCTATGTATTTCCAGTTTATTCAAGTACAAATTATGTCTGTGGTTTGTTAAAGATAGGCTTACATATACTAAAGCAACAGAAAATGTTGTACAATAGATTTTTTTGTGCaacacttaaaattattttcaatcctACATTAACATTAGCAAACGTGCTTGTTATAACACAACCCTCACACAATAACAAATACAATAAATTGAAAACTTTGATTTGGTTTCGCTTTACAATGAAATATCAAACTTCGCTCATCCCTACTGATAAAtactttcaaataattttgtCTTAATAATATGTATCTTtatcagtagggacacctgtatttcgcgaatacatttcatgtcaaggtatttcacaaaatactgtagcttttctcctgtggttattggctgaggtcggtgagaggtgtcgtcccgctcttgacggggccaacgagaatgtggtcaccgtattGCTtcaccctcaaaatttgccatgactctcttagaaaaagctacagtgttttgtgaaataccttggcatgaaatgaaattgcgaaatacaggtgtccctatctatCAGTTTTCCTGACTAACCAGAACTACAGCTTAGGCCCAGGCGGAGCGAGACCGACCTTGAACAGGGGGTCGTTGGGGAGGTGCTTGAGCGCGAACTCGCGCTGGCAGGTGTAGCGGGGGTCCGTCTTCCTCAGCACGGCGTGGCCGAACCCTGGCACCACCTGCCCGCTCTTCAGCGTCTGCCAGATGAACTCCTTCACCTTGTCGTCGGAGGGAGCCTCCCCGAGGGCCGCCTGCATCTTCTTCAGGAACTGCAACACCTGGACGCAGAGCGCATGCCGCCGTGAGCATTGCCTAGAAGCCCCAATACGATATCCATACTGGTATCCAACCATATACAGCTCTCGGCCAATCGGGTTTGCTTTGTACGTTTACTGTGATAGACCACAAATCCTCTTTGCTGCCAGATCACGTCGATCAACTGGTATTTTTAGAAGTACATCTGAATAATTATTAAGTGTCTACTAGTTAACTATGAGTAGACAagattttatacttttattttctagctctatataatttttaaaagacaAGATTTTGGAAAATGGGGTAGTATCACAAGCACAGAAGCTTTGGCTTCAGGTTAAGCCTGAATCTATACTTTCCCTCAGTCCCTGGTGGGTGGCTGCATCTGATAATACACTTACCACGTACAGGTGAAATCTAGCCGTTTCAGAAACATTTGACAATTTTAAAAGAGAGAGGAAAATGAAAGTTAAGTGCAAACACTTTAACTAGTGAGGCATGCCAACAAGATTTAAGATAGCAAGTGATGACGGTGAAGGCAGAAATCAGTAGCAAGCGCTTACCAATATGAATACAGATTTTTGAGTCACAGTGCAGTGAAAACAGTAGCCGACTGTGGTAAACTAATTGCCAGGAGCACTGAAGCATCCACACCGGCTGCACTCGAGAGCATCAACTCCCCACCAGCGCCACTCACCTCCTGGTTGGCCAGGCCATGGAGGGGCCCCGCCAGCCCGTTGAGGCCGGCCGCGAACGAGAGGTAGGGGTCCGACAGCGCGGAGCCGACCAGGTGGACAGCGTGGGCGCTCACGTTGCCTCCTTCGTGGTCactgcaacaacaacaaccacaaaCCTCCCTCGACTGCGACGTTCCCGGTTCCCTGCAGGGTGCAGCAAACCTCTTAAATGTTTATTTCAAACAACCAGGGGTGGAGGAAACCAAACACTACAAGGTTCTACATAGCTGGTGGTCAGGTTTTGAGTCTGGAATCAACCGAGTCCACTATACTAGTAGAACTGAAAATTCTCATTAAACTATCATAAAAcgtataaagtaaaattttaaaatctttattacaGCAAAAAAATCCCACTTTTAATTACAATTACAATGGAAGATGCAATGGCAAGGTGCAAATGCATATTAATGGGGAGTatgaacaattttattattatctaaTTACCTTCAACTAGCATTGATTGTTAGTGATTGTTAGTTAGCCACGaaaaaagcaataaaaaattTCTGATACAATACCAAAACAAAAACTTCCGAAAAATTATGAAGTGCATATGTACAAAAACATTCTTGTTTTTTCCCTAGACATCAGTATGTCGGAGTCTGGTAGTAATTTTTCACCACATTCAGAACATTATTgctgaaaaaatataattttgaagaaCAAATTATTGCACATTTTCCAACCATTTACAAATACGTACTCTtgaaatttagaaaataaaatgcCGGTTACTAATACTTACTTCACCAAAATATGGGTAAAATTTAAAAGCAGCATTTTtacggaaaaataatttttcataaaatggtaaaaaaaaaaaaaaaagcatgcatttatggttttaattaaaattgattcaataagaaaaaaacacaataaaactaattaaattaatttttctgatccaagCACTTAAGTAcaatattcctttttttaatgatttgaattaatttttggttaaatgcttATATAACTCGTACTTCGGTGCTTGATGGTTAGAGtcccgattatatggtgaatcgcgataaaacgaaataacatcgAAAAACACATCAAcgtgcgacaaaacaccgaaaaacATGTCAACACACGACAAAACAAGAAAATAGGCAACATTCAGTagctgttattatttatttaacataaacttCTGGTTTCCGTAGCATCATTATTGCTGGAATCAACTCGGCGTGTTTTGAATTCCATTCTAGACCACTATAAAATGAAATACAGGTTACATGTACAATGTCCGTGCTTTGTTTTGATTCTTCACTTCATAGAGTCCATAGATACATACAATGCAAAGACGTGAAACCTAGATTAGGCGGAAAAAATCTCAGAGCATGTTCCAATAAGGATGGTATACTAGTACTTTGCGACACTGAAACAGTACTCTAGCGTCTAGCCATCGAGTtttcacacattttaaaatacatctttttgAGTTGCTGTTTTTGTATTGACTATTGTTATATATTGCTGTTTCTTGTAAGTTATAAAATGctggttttatttagttttgttaataaacgatagtttttaacttttactaaaaataaaaccgaaAACACCGAaatctcatatttttaaaacgaaattgatcaaaaaataacaccataaaatcgggACTCTATTGATGGTGTATTAACTAGCATTTTGGTGTTATGCGGTGTTTTAACAGGGTTTTTAGGGTAATTTAAGGTTTTATCTCAGTTtaacatataatcttgtccctagttacGGGCCTTAAATAGCACTGTTCATGCTACGTAAGTAAACATATAAACTGACATGTCAAGTTATCTACttgataactagggaccggaaaaatttgcgagttcaatgacctccaggatgaactccataattctgcgtacactcggtcaaatgtcacccgctcattggctgctgtctcgtgagacgtcccaacgtagcagcctgtgattcgataaagctttggtcgggcgttatctcattggcccagcgtcatccaggcaAGTTGTGAGCTAATAGCGGAGGTATAACCATTtgttttttagcctatcgcgaaatgaattcgcgaatttttccggtctctattgataacTCAAGCCCTTCCGACGAAGCCAAGCAGACCTGTGGATGGTGAGGTAGAGACGCATCAGCTCCGTGAACTCGGGACTGTCGTAGCCCAGCATCTGGGTGTAGTTGGCGCTCCAGTCCTTGGTGGGGTCCACGGCCCCGATGCCCTTGCCGTCCCGGAAGGTGTTGCGGTATATCGTGGCCGCCACCACGGGCACCTTCGCGATCAGGTCCATGGCATCCTCGTACACCACCTGCCAGCGGGGAGCACAACCCAACATTACAACCATTACCTGCTTCGACACCTCTAGATACTCGCTTATTTCACTTCCTACAGAATATACCCAGCAGCTACACAAGTGGTCTAAGTACTTATACTATAATACGCGGCCCttctatattaatttatattgatTAATTATTTGAATCAGCTGTACATTAAAATTGAACTTAATTCATTACattatttatgataaaaattactatcaatataagaaaataatttttcaagtaaGAATTAACACAGGCTTAACTATAAACActcaaatatatttcaaaacacCTTCATtacaattatgtaaaaaatttcagaattttaaaaagtactaaattttttttttactaaaatatccCTCCATTTATAGACAAAGTTTTAACATCACTTTACACTATTTCAAAGATTTTCTTCTTCAAATTATGTAACTGTAGGTTGTCAAATTATCCATTTTGAgcacaaaacatttttacagaAACTTTTTAATAATGCCAAAGAAAAACAGCTCTAAGGGGCCGGCCCAGTCAGGAGTGTAGTAtccgtgttagtgaggcgggacttTAAGTTCGTCATTCAAGGGTGCTTCTAAAATGGTCTTcacatggcagagaaatgaagataaaagtgtagtGAAAATCTcttttaaagaatctgtactggtgtatttcatgcctaaaaattgctctgaaaaTATGTGTTCACGCCATTTTCACCCTTCCAAAAAATAGTCTGAAAAAAAGATATTCCAAAAACAGGACGGCTCAACTGCCCTCAGCAGCTTTTCGTAAATAGACCCCACCTCagatatcttaagcagttttaaAACCACgtggttttttcctgaagctctgaatACCGCTCGTGTGCCTGGATGGACGGGGCCCTCGAAGCAATGAATCTGGTCTCCAACCGACAGTATTGCAGTGAAGCAGTGTTCGCGGCTCACCTCCCAGTACTTGGACTTGTGCACCCCCGCGCTGTAGGCCTTGGCGAACTTGCTCTCGGAGTTGAGGGCGGTGACGGCACAGCTGAACTGCGACATGGGGTGGAGGTTCGAGGGGAAGTTGTTCAGCATCGTCACCACGTGCGACGGGAGGCTGGCTCGATTCGCCCACTCTTTGGAGAGAGCTTTCACCTGCACGGCAAGCACAACACGATCAGTACCAGCCCACTACACGGGCTGTGCGCTGCAAATAATTGGTTACATATCTAATCTGGCATATGCATATACAAATATCcctaattaagaaaaaaaaaacctgatttaATATTATGAAACGGATGCAGTAATGTAATAaggaataattaaatacataaaaaatattttttgccacaTATCCACTAGGGGTCTGCgagtattccaaaaatatttgatatccaattcaacatttgaaataaaaattttttttatcattattcatTGCCAATAGATAAAGCTAGCGGTGCTCactcacaaaaaatttttaaatgagaagAGTGTTAACACGTACAAAGACAAGATTGTTTTCTGCAACATAGTATGTACAACTTTTTAACTTTAACACATATAAAGTAATTAtgattacaaattattaaaattactctatttttatgtacttagttatatatataaatatattttcaaacctaaaattttCAGGGTTAAGAAAATTTATCGCAAGGTATTTGTTTGTGATTTTCATTTTATCAATATTTCTTGGAACCCTTTGAAGTATACGAAtttacttgataaaaaaaaattgcagaagcCTAATTAATAACATCCGTTACAAAATAAAACCTGAGAAAATGTCACATCACAGTCGATGAGCTACATGGGATCTTGCTGCTTGGCACAGATAGGTAGTAATGACGGCCAGTCACCTGGGCCTCGTTGGGCACGTCCCCGGTGATGAGGAGCCAGAACAGGCCCTCCGGGAGAGGCTCCTCCCCGCCAGGGGCCTTGGGCAGCAGCTTCTGGCACTCGGGGATGGAGTACCCCCGGAACCTGATGCCTTCGTCCGGGTCCAGCACTGACGTCTCGCACACCAGCCCCTTGATGCCTCGCATGCCCCCGTACATCTGCCGCGCGGACCGAGGAGTTAACACAGGGGCCTCCGCAACCCACGGGCCATTATGGATGGCATGAAAGGTTCAACACTTTATCCTGCCATGTCTGATGTGTCAATTGTCAATTTGTTTAAtcctttttttaaagtttaatattttaaattctcATTTCAAAGGAAACCTACTGCTCACAATGGTGCATGAATGCCAACAGACAGAAGTGTACGCAAAAAACCTAATTTCAGGGTGAGGGTGGGGGAACAACCACTTTTCCTGCCGTTTGCTTTGTAATTATTTCCATTTCTTGTAGGGAATGAAGGATTTTTTAGGAATTCGGATTGGGAGGGGATATATACATCTCCATCCATCATCTCCCCTGCATACACCCCTGTTGGCAGGCTGAAACACTTTGCTCTTATTACGCACAAGAATAATTCACAAAGTATTAATGGTCAGATAGACAACGATGGGACACATGTGGATGAGATGGAAATACCACTATAACCCACTATAGCTCGTGGCAACGTCTGCTAAATTTCTCACTAGTCAAAAATTTGACGTTTTACCTAGCTGAGGGAGTAGTGTAATCTGATCACTCACCCACTTTGAACTTCtggaataattattattactacaaaaattataataaaatgttaattatatATCATCTACCTGATAAAATGTATaccaagaaaacaaaacaattttttttacaattacattATGTTTTTACAATTACATTATGAATAGTTAATACAATCAGAAGAAACAGTTACACCCACAAATACATTGAAATGAACTCTTACCATTTCAACGGTAACTTCTCCAACTTTGGAAGCGCCATAGTTTTTCCGGAAGGCCTTTATCCTTTCCTGTTCTGCGGGAACTTTCTTGGAGAGCACAGCTTTCAGGTCGGTTGAGGAGTCCGCAGATATTGCTCGTAGTACCACAGAGAGAGAAGATAGTACTTTCTGCGGAAAAAAAGAGCAAATACTAGTtagatttttaatgaaataataaccTTCAGAAGggttaagtaaaatattttgtagcatAACTCTTGCTTATACTACTCACATGATCTTAATTGAAAATAGATATTCAGTCCAGCA of the Bacillus rossius redtenbacheri isolate Brsri chromosome 10, Brsri_v3, whole genome shotgun sequence genome contains:
- the LOC134536113 gene encoding probable citrate synthase 2, mitochondrial codes for the protein MSLFRITTSRITESHQKVLSSLSVVLRAISADSSTDLKAVLSKKVPAEQERIKAFRKNYGASKVGEVTVEMMYGGMRGIKGLVCETSVLDPDEGIRFRGYSIPECQKLLPKAPGGEEPLPEGLFWLLITGDVPNEAQVKALSKEWANRASLPSHVVTMLNNFPSNLHPMSQFSCAVTALNSESKFAKAYSAGVHKSKYWEVVYEDAMDLIAKVPVVAATIYRNTFRDGKGIGAVDPTKDWSANYTQMLGYDSPEFTELMRLYLTIHSDHEGGNVSAHAVHLVGSALSDPYLSFAAGLNGLAGPLHGLANQEVLQFLKKMQAALGEAPSDDKVKEFIWQTLKSGQVVPGFGHAVLRKTDPRYTCQREFALKHLPNDPLFKLVGQVYRIVPPVLLETGKVKNPWPNVDAHSGTLLQYYGMTEMNYYTVLFGVSRALGVMAGLVWDRALGFPIERPKSLSTDLLMKQVAGK